A window of the Phragmites australis chromosome 20, lpPhrAust1.1, whole genome shotgun sequence genome harbors these coding sequences:
- the LOC133901896 gene encoding uncharacterized protein LOC133901896, whose amino-acid sequence MVDTVDHQPPFVSQSSVNAEDATPHSRETEEKSTNESSSCGDICIQVPKNSRYSLRTRNVDEATQWRREEHKRMREERIQNKLLRKQRKIREAQERVDRILKIQAILDEKSKAWKEEQRKQRLSEQEGDNNTDYFSTDEEVEKNYTHEVINEPPEGSGEWLPYESDNEFGTELELKCTSWGVEKFTLELARCVVGLESFTGDKQLFACSGTIVEFLNDTGYVVTSASLVRCSDKDVLPDELKINVCLADGEILEGFVSNVDFYYNICVIEVPSTFHLPRKSFSPKTEFFNFYEHHSKDVVALGRTCKPWRLMVALGKLIPRRSKFDCEELSVSSCKVSKRGVGGPLMDFDGNVIGMSFYDKKGTPFLPSFIVLKCLQHFKTFGKVMRPLHGLRVKNLYDAELTELEEKQCGLPVIYGVIVDKVEDSSTEHSEIKVGDVITHVNGVPFSNAAELGGLLLDMCGKHMLDRQKLNLSEDCNQTATVMNLKFRARTYKGRKSEITTQTIDVDKFTPSGLNRWPLPRPIIVRRYAYGELIEVQRYTTDA is encoded by the exons ATGGTGGACACCGTGGATCATCAACCTCCTTTCGTTTCCCAATCCTCAGTGAACGCCGAGGATGCAACTCCTCACAGCCGAGAGACGGAAGAG AAATCGACCAATGAGAGCTCTAGCTGTGGTGACATATGTATACAAGTTCCAAAGAACAGTAGGTACAGTCTTCGCACTCGTAATGTTGATGAAGCAACACAGTGGAGGAGGGAAGAACATAAGAGGATGAGAGAGGAACGCATCCAAAATAAGCTCTTAAGAAAGCAACGGAAAATAAGAGAAGCTCAAGAACGTGTGGACAGGATCCTCaagatacaagcaattttagaTGAAAAATCTAAAGCATGGAAGGAGGAACAGAGAAAGCAACGGCTCTCCGAGCAAGAAGGTGACAATAACACTGACTACTTCAGCACTGACGAAGAGGTGGAGAAAAATTATACAC ATGAGGTCATTAATGAACCTCCAGAAGGTTCTGGAG AGTGGCTACCATATGAATCGGACAATGAGTTTGGTACAGAACTTGAGCTGAAGTGCACAAGTTGGGGAGTCGAGAAGTTCACTTTAGAGCTTGCTCGATGTGTGGTTGGGCTTGAGTCTTTTACAG GAGACAAGCAGCTTTTCGCTTGCTCTGGCACAATAGTTGAATTTTTGAATGATACTGGTTATGTGGTGACATCTGCAAGTTTAGTAAGATGTTCAGACAAAGATGTGCTACCTGATGAACTTAAG ATCAACGTATGTTTAGCGGATGGTGAAATACTTGAGGGCTTTGTGTCAAATGTGGATTTTTACTACAACATTTGTGTGATAGAAGTCCCTTCTACTTTCCACCTACCAAGGAAAAGCTTCAGTCCGAAAACTGAATTCTTCAATTTTTATGAACACCATTCAAAAGATGTTGTGGCTTTAGGCCGTACTTGTAAGCCTTGGAGATTAATGGTTGCTTTGGGAAAGCTTATTCCGAGGAGAAGCAAGTTTGATTGCGAAGAACTATCTGTTTCATCTTGCAAGGTTTCAAAG AGAGGTGTTGGCGGCCCTCTGATGGATTTTGATGGAAATGTAATTGGAATGAGCTTCTATGACAAGAAAGGAACTCCTTTTCTTCCAAGTTTCATTGTGTTGAAGTGTTTGCAGCATTTTAAAACCTTCGG GAAGGTCATGCGACCGCTGCATGGACTGCGAGTTAAAAATCTTTATGATGCAGAGCTTACTGAACTTGAAGAGAAACAGTGTGGACTCCCTGTGATATATGGCGTGATCGTGGATAAG GTAGAAGATTCATCTACTGAACATTCTGAGATAAAGGTCGGGGATGTCATCACTCATGTTAATGGTGTACCTTTCTCCAATGCTGCAGAG CTGGGTGGCTTACTTCTGGATATGTGTGGTAAGCATATGCTGGACAGACAGAAATTGAACCTTTCAGAGGACTGCAATCAGACGGCCACAGTGATGAACCTCAAG TTTCGTGCAAGAACATATAAAGGTCGTAAATCTGAAATCACTACCCAAACAATTGACGTTGACAAGTTCACTCCCAGCGGACTTAACAg GTGGCCACTTCCCAGGCCCATTATTGTTCGGCGATACGCTTATGGTGAACTTATCGAGGTACAGAGGTATACGACAGATGCTTGA